One segment of Massilia sp. Se16.2.3 DNA contains the following:
- a CDS encoding ArsC family reductase — MKKTLYGIPNCDTVKKARTWLADNKVEFSFHDFKKAGLDRATVARWLDERDWEILVNRKGTTWRNLPEERKAAVTDKASALELMLENTSVIKRPVLEGAGPLAVGFTPDAYARQFGSGA, encoded by the coding sequence ATGAAAAAAACCCTCTACGGCATTCCCAACTGCGACACCGTCAAGAAAGCCCGCACCTGGCTGGCCGACAACAAAGTCGAGTTCAGCTTCCACGACTTCAAGAAGGCGGGCCTCGACCGCGCCACGGTGGCGCGCTGGCTGGACGAACGCGACTGGGAAATCCTGGTCAACCGCAAGGGCACGACCTGGCGCAACTTGCCCGAGGAGCGCAAGGCAGCGGTAACGGACAAGGCCTCCGCGCTGGAATTGATGCTGGAAAACACCTCGGTCATCAAGCGTCCGGTACTGGAAGGCGCCGGGCCGCTCGCGGTCGGCTTCACACCTGACGCCTATGCGCGCCAGTTCGGGAGCGGCGCATGA
- the dapE gene encoding succinyl-diaminopimelate desuccinylase gives MKTSRTQELTEELIALDSITPNDRGCQRRLAELLAPLGFTCETIESNGVTNLWARRGRTSPVFVFAGHTDVVPTGPVEQWESAPFTPTVRDGKLYGRGAADMKTSIAAMVVACEEFVASHSDHKGSIAFLITSDEEGPATDGTAIVCDLLEERGETLDYCLVGEPTSSHILGDTIKNGRRGSLTGHLVIKGVQGHVAYPQLARNPIHQAAPALAELAAQVWDEGNEYYAPTTMQISNLHSGTGASNVIPGHMTIDFNFRFSTASTAEGLEARVHAILDHHLLDYTLEWTLSGLPFLTPKGTLSDAVCKAIHDESGVTTELSTTGGTSDGRFIARICPQVIECGPPNASIHKIDEHVELRFIDPLKNIYRRTLENLLAR, from the coding sequence ATGAAGACGTCGCGTACCCAGGAATTGACCGAAGAGCTGATCGCCCTCGATTCGATCACGCCGAACGACCGCGGCTGCCAGCGCCGCCTGGCCGAGCTGCTGGCGCCGCTGGGCTTCACCTGCGAGACCATCGAGTCGAATGGCGTGACGAACCTGTGGGCGCGCCGCGGCCGCACGTCTCCCGTGTTCGTGTTCGCGGGCCACACCGACGTGGTGCCGACCGGGCCCGTCGAGCAGTGGGAGTCCGCCCCTTTCACGCCCACCGTGCGCGACGGCAAGCTGTACGGGCGCGGCGCGGCCGACATGAAGACCTCGATCGCGGCCATGGTCGTGGCCTGCGAAGAATTCGTCGCCAGCCATTCCGACCATAAAGGGTCGATCGCCTTTCTCATCACGAGCGACGAGGAAGGCCCGGCGACGGATGGCACCGCGATCGTCTGCGACCTGCTGGAAGAACGGGGCGAGACGCTCGACTATTGCCTCGTCGGCGAGCCGACCTCGAGCCACATCCTGGGCGACACCATCAAGAACGGCCGCCGCGGTTCGCTCACGGGCCACCTCGTGATCAAGGGCGTGCAGGGCCACGTGGCCTACCCGCAGCTGGCGCGCAACCCGATCCACCAGGCGGCGCCCGCCCTGGCCGAGCTGGCAGCGCAAGTCTGGGACGAAGGCAACGAGTACTACGCGCCGACCACGATGCAGATCTCGAACCTGCACTCGGGCACCGGTGCGTCCAACGTGATCCCTGGCCACATGACGATCGACTTCAACTTCCGCTTTTCGACCGCGAGCACGGCCGAAGGCCTGGAAGCGCGCGTGCATGCCATCCTCGACCACCACCTGCTCGACTACACGCTCGAGTGGACCCTGTCGGGCCTGCCTTTCCTGACCCCGAAGGGCACGCTGTCGGACGCGGTCTGCAAGGCCATCCATGACGAGTCGGGCGTGACGACGGAACTGTCGACCACGGGCGGCACCTCGGACGGCCGCTTCATCGCCCGCATCTGCCCCCAGGTGATAGAATGCGGGCCTCCGAACGCCAGCATCCACAAGATCGACGAGCACGTCGAACTGCGCTTCATCGATCCGCTCAAGAATATCTACCGCCGGACCCTGGAAAACCTGCTGGCCCGATAG
- the dapD gene encoding 2,3,4,5-tetrahydropyridine-2,6-dicarboxylate N-succinyltransferase yields the protein MTQQLQNIIDTAWEQRAELSPSSAPVEVRDAVAHVLAGLDAGTLRVAQKEGGAWQVNQWIKKAVLLSFRLENNVPVEGGGMQFYDKVPTKFANYTAEDFAKGGFRVVPPAVARRGSFIGKNVVLMPSYVNIGAYVDEGAMVDTWATVGSCAQIGKNVHLSGGVGIGGVLEPMQANPTIIEDNCFIGARSEIVEGVIVEENSVISMGVYIGQSTKIYNRETGEVSYGRVPAGSVVVSGSLPSADGKYSLYCAVIVKQVDARTRAKTGVNELLRGI from the coding sequence ATGACCCAACAACTGCAGAACATCATCGACACCGCGTGGGAACAGCGCGCGGAGCTCAGCCCGTCAAGCGCCCCCGTTGAGGTGCGCGACGCCGTCGCCCACGTGCTCGCCGGCCTCGATGCCGGCACCCTGCGCGTGGCGCAGAAGGAAGGCGGCGCCTGGCAGGTCAACCAGTGGATCAAGAAGGCCGTGCTGCTGTCGTTCCGCCTCGAGAATAACGTACCCGTCGAGGGTGGTGGGATGCAGTTCTACGACAAGGTACCGACCAAGTTCGCCAACTACACGGCCGAGGATTTCGCCAAGGGCGGTTTCCGCGTGGTGCCGCCGGCGGTGGCGCGCCGCGGATCCTTCATCGGCAAGAACGTGGTCCTGATGCCGTCCTACGTCAACATCGGCGCCTACGTCGACGAAGGCGCGATGGTCGACACCTGGGCCACAGTCGGTTCCTGCGCCCAGATCGGCAAGAACGTGCACCTGTCGGGCGGCGTCGGCATTGGCGGCGTGTTGGAGCCGATGCAGGCCAATCCGACCATCATCGAAGACAACTGCTTCATCGGCGCCCGTTCGGAAATCGTCGAAGGCGTGATCGTCGAAGAGAACTCGGTGATCTCGATGGGCGTGTACATCGGCCAGTCGACCAAGATCTACAACCGCGAGACGGGCGAAGTGAGCTACGGCCGCGTCCCTGCCGGTTCGGTCGTGGTGTCGGGCAGCCTGCCTTCGGCGGACGGCAAATACAGCCTGTACTGCGCCGTGATCGTCAAGCAGGTCGACGCCAGGACGCGCGCCAAGACCGGCGTCAACGAACTGCTGCGCGGGATCTGA
- the prmB gene encoding 50S ribosomal protein L3 N(5)-glutamine methyltransferase: MNPTTFSTPRDLLRYAVTRFNAAKLFFGHGSAEAFDEAAYLVLHTLKLPLDRLEPFLDAKLLPEEVLAVLAVIERRTNERVPAAYITNEAWLGTYAFYVDERVLVPRSFIAELIPNFFSPWVQDPYAVENVLELCTGSGCLAIMLADVYQNAVVDAVDISKDALAVAERNIRDYKLEGRVNPIESDLYENVPFKKYDLIVTNPPYVNADSMGKLPPEYLREPQIALHGGQDGMDLVRKIVAGAAERLTPEGILVVEIGNEAEYAEAAFGHLGLTWLTTSAGDDAVFLLTAEQLQAQ, from the coding sequence ATGAACCCGACCACTTTCAGCACCCCGCGCGACCTGCTGCGCTACGCCGTCACCCGTTTCAACGCCGCCAAGCTGTTCTTCGGCCACGGCAGTGCCGAGGCCTTCGACGAAGCGGCCTACCTGGTCCTGCACACGCTCAAGCTGCCGCTGGACCGCCTGGAACCCTTCCTCGACGCGAAACTGCTGCCGGAAGAAGTGCTGGCGGTGCTCGCCGTGATCGAACGCCGCACCAACGAGCGCGTGCCGGCCGCCTACATCACCAACGAAGCCTGGCTCGGCACCTATGCCTTCTACGTCGACGAGCGCGTGCTGGTGCCGCGCTCCTTCATCGCCGAGCTGATCCCGAATTTCTTCAGCCCCTGGGTGCAGGATCCGTATGCGGTGGAGAACGTGCTGGAACTGTGCACCGGTTCCGGCTGCCTGGCGATCATGCTGGCCGACGTCTACCAGAACGCCGTCGTCGACGCGGTCGACATCTCGAAGGATGCGCTGGCCGTGGCCGAGCGCAACATCCGCGACTACAAGCTGGAAGGCCGCGTAAACCCGATCGAGTCGGACCTGTACGAGAACGTGCCCTTCAAGAAGTACGACCTGATCGTCACCAACCCGCCCTACGTGAATGCCGATTCGATGGGCAAGCTGCCGCCGGAGTACCTGCGCGAGCCGCAGATCGCCCTGCACGGCGGCCAGGACGGCATGGACCTGGTGCGCAAGATCGTCGCCGGCGCCGCCGAGCGCCTGACGCCGGAAGGCATCCTGGTCGTCGAGATCGGCAATGAGGCGGAATACGCCGAAGCCGCTTTCGGCCACCTGGGCCTGACCTGGCTGACCACCAGCGCCGGCGACGACGCCGTGTTCCTGCTGACCGCCGAACAGCTGCAGGCGCAATAA
- a CDS encoding PilT/PilU family type 4a pilus ATPase, with protein sequence MAMDRLFQLMKEKNASDMFFAVNSPVHIKINGNLIPINQNKLFQDNIASLLAEVTTPEQREELERTHELNMGISVPNLGRVRMSAFLQRGSISAVFRFVPATIPPLPSLGLPPVLAELIMEKRGLLLIVGATGSGKSTTIASMLDHRNEHRTGHILTLEDPIEYLFKNKKSIVNQREIGSDAPDFDLALRNCLRQAPDVILIGEIRDQRGMGAALAYAQSGHLVVATLHANNSYNALNRIIGFYPLENRPALLQDLASSTRAIISQRLVRAAAGGTRQAAVEVMLNTRHIADLIEKGEIGEIKDAMDKSLSPGSQSFETALLQLVKEGLISEEEALANADSATNLLWLLNNNSAAVKQTPEEPRRDDDEPPSTTFTEFTLNS encoded by the coding sequence ATGGCCATGGACCGCCTGTTCCAACTGATGAAAGAAAAAAACGCGTCGGACATGTTCTTCGCGGTTAATTCTCCTGTCCACATCAAGATTAACGGGAATCTTATCCCGATCAACCAGAACAAGCTTTTCCAGGACAATATCGCTTCGCTGCTGGCCGAGGTGACGACACCCGAACAGCGCGAGGAACTCGAGCGTACGCACGAACTGAACATGGGTATTTCCGTGCCCAACCTCGGTCGCGTGCGCATGTCGGCCTTCCTCCAGCGCGGCAGCATCTCGGCCGTGTTCCGCTTCGTGCCGGCCACCATCCCGCCGCTGCCGAGCCTGGGCCTGCCGCCGGTGCTGGCCGAGCTCATCATGGAAAAACGCGGCCTGCTGCTGATCGTGGGCGCCACCGGTTCGGGCAAGTCGACCACCATCGCCTCGATGCTCGACCACCGCAACGAACACCGCACCGGCCACATCCTGACGCTGGAAGACCCGATCGAATACCTGTTCAAGAACAAGAAGTCGATCGTCAACCAGCGCGAGATTGGCAGCGACGCCCCCGACTTCGACCTGGCCCTGCGCAACTGCCTGCGCCAGGCGCCGGACGTCATCCTGATCGGCGAGATCCGCGACCAGCGCGGCATGGGCGCGGCGCTGGCCTATGCGCAGTCGGGCCACCTCGTGGTCGCTACCTTGCACGCCAACAACAGCTACAACGCGCTGAACCGCATCATCGGCTTCTATCCGCTGGAAAACCGCCCCGCCCTGCTGCAAGACCTGGCCTCGTCCACGCGCGCGATCATTTCGCAGCGCCTGGTGCGCGCGGCGGCCGGCGGCACGCGCCAGGCGGCCGTCGAAGTGATGCTCAATACCCGCCACATCGCCGACCTGATCGAGAAGGGCGAGATCGGCGAAATCAAGGACGCGATGGACAAGAGCCTGTCGCCGGGATCGCAGTCCTTCGAAACGGCCCTGCTGCAGCTGGTGAAGGAAGGCCTGATCAGCGAGGAAGAGGCGCTGGCGAACGCCGACTCGGCGACCAACCTGCTCTGGCTGCTCAACAACAACAGCGCAGCCGTCAAGCAGACGCCCGAGGAACCGCGCCGCGACGACGACGAGCCGCCCAGCACGACCTTCACCGAGTTCACCCTCAATTCCTGA